The Solibacillus sp. FSL R7-0682 genome includes a window with the following:
- a CDS encoding GNAT family N-acetyltransferase has protein sequence MKIIRMAELHIPKVKTIATKSWHATYEGIIPLHVQNDFLAMAYNEERLLKRLTETPFYIAKQEGEIVGFANFSNKKETGEVELGAIYLDPAVQNRGIGSALLAHGCKELQPTKIYINVESKNEIGKQFYKAKGFEVVNEFDEDFAGHILKTIRMVLHVK, from the coding sequence ATGAAAATTATTAGAATGGCTGAATTACATATTCCAAAAGTGAAAACTATTGCAACAAAAAGCTGGCATGCAACATATGAAGGGATTATTCCACTTCATGTACAAAATGATTTTTTGGCAATGGCCTACAATGAGGAGAGGCTGCTAAAAAGATTGACTGAGACGCCTTTTTATATCGCGAAGCAGGAAGGGGAAATCGTTGGCTTCGCAAATTTTTCTAACAAAAAAGAAACAGGGGAAGTAGAGCTTGGCGCTATTTATTTAGATCCAGCGGTGCAAAACAGGGGCATTGGATCTGCACTTCTTGCTCATGGCTGCAAAGAGCTCCAGCCTACTAAAATATATATTAATGTTGAATCAAAAAATGAAATTGGTAAGCAGTTTTATAAAGCAAAAGGATTTGAAGTCGTAAATGAATTTGATGAAGATTTTGCAGGCCATATATTAAAGACAATTCGCATGGTATTGCATGTGAAGTAA
- a CDS encoding phospholipid phosphatase — MDPILFGVFTLLYIFVLIWGVKRHKKTASAILFLVVIALIYDNGVLAVGHLIGGGELLELLNYGRYWLHALFTPTLILFSYFILREAGIHLAQKNWMLYLYSSLTIVAIIAEYFVELHGLRLAIQDAYGVLSYVSTQEASGPPPMIVIVLVALLFASIALWWKVEWWWMLVGTVVMSLGSAIPIDVGSNAITNAFELFLIIMLMLTAIHFSNKSYLYN; from the coding sequence TTGGATCCAATCCTTTTTGGTGTATTTACATTGCTATATATATTCGTGTTAATTTGGGGGGTAAAGAGACATAAAAAAACCGCTTCGGCCATTTTATTTTTAGTGGTCATTGCATTAATTTATGATAATGGGGTTTTAGCTGTTGGTCATTTAATTGGGGGAGGGGAGCTATTGGAGCTACTGAACTACGGGCGATATTGGCTTCATGCTTTATTTACACCAACCCTTATCTTGTTTTCTTACTTTATTTTGAGGGAAGCAGGTATTCATCTGGCACAAAAAAACTGGATGCTCTATTTGTATAGTAGCTTGACCATCGTCGCAATAATTGCTGAGTATTTTGTAGAATTACATGGACTTCGGTTAGCAATTCAAGATGCATATGGTGTACTGAGCTATGTATCGACACAAGAAGCTTCTGGTCCACCGCCGATGATCGTAATTGTACTTGTAGCATTGCTGTTTGCATCTATAGCGTTATGGTGGAAGGTAGAATGGTGGTGGATGCTAGTTGGTACGGTCGTAATGAGTTTAGGGAGTGCTATACCAATAGATGTTGGAAGTAACGCTATTACAAACGCATTTGAACTGTTTTTAATTATAATGCTCATGTTAACAGCTATTCATTTTTCGAATAAATCCTACTTATATAATTAA
- a CDS encoding NAD(P)/FAD-dependent oxidoreductase, giving the protein MNLHSGTLFWPTTFSKPTHINPPIKPHYDALIVGGGMSGVLTAKALLDEGLQVALIERNEIGSGSTLANTGLLQYSNDIQLHELADLIGEQDAVTFYKFCYEAVDSIEEIALTLPSHADFIRRPSICFASKKMDVKKLEKECKTLIKHGFPAEYWNGIVTKKRLPFETEAVLFTENDAEINPYKFVVSLTEQLKTRGLDVFEQTIVNIIEDEETHVVVHTIEGVFTAKRMIYTTGYERLPYGRMKGTDVNRSYAIVTEPQTREMDWFENALIWETARPYIYMRKTIDNRIIIGGLDEGNATPSNSESKIDHMGQLLLNRLHELLPGESFEAPYKYCASFGESVDHLPFIGEHPSKPNHFYLLGYGGNGTVYSMLGSKILADLIMNRPNDAARIVTLDRKHGIKE; this is encoded by the coding sequence ATGAACTTACACAGTGGAACATTATTTTGGCCAACTACTTTTTCTAAACCAACTCATATAAACCCTCCTATTAAACCCCACTATGATGCGCTTATAGTCGGAGGTGGCATGAGTGGAGTTCTTACTGCAAAAGCATTACTAGATGAAGGACTTCAAGTCGCATTGATTGAAAGAAATGAAATCGGTTCAGGGAGCACATTAGCTAATACAGGTCTATTACAATATTCCAACGATATTCAGCTACATGAATTAGCCGACTTAATTGGTGAGCAAGATGCAGTTACATTTTATAAATTTTGCTATGAAGCCGTAGATTCTATAGAAGAAATTGCTTTAACATTACCAAGTCACGCAGATTTTATTCGAAGACCTAGCATTTGTTTTGCAAGTAAGAAGATGGATGTAAAAAAATTAGAAAAAGAGTGTAAAACATTGATTAAACATGGTTTCCCTGCAGAATATTGGAATGGCATCGTCACAAAAAAAAGACTACCATTCGAAACCGAAGCCGTACTTTTTACAGAAAATGATGCAGAAATTAATCCTTATAAATTTGTGGTTAGCTTAACAGAGCAATTAAAAACACGCGGTCTAGATGTTTTTGAACAAACGATTGTCAATATTATTGAAGACGAAGAAACCCATGTAGTCGTACACACAATTGAGGGAGTTTTTACAGCAAAAAGGATGATTTACACAACGGGCTATGAAAGACTGCCTTATGGAAGGATGAAGGGGACTGATGTTAATCGTTCTTATGCCATCGTAACAGAGCCACAAACTAGAGAAATGGATTGGTTTGAAAATGCCCTCATTTGGGAAACTGCCCGTCCTTACATTTATATGAGAAAAACAATTGATAATAGAATTATTATCGGTGGATTAGATGAAGGGAATGCAACCCCTTCTAATAGCGAAAGTAAAATTGACCATATGGGGCAACTATTACTGAATCGGTTACATGAACTTTTGCCCGGTGAATCTTTTGAAGCACCTTATAAATATTGTGCATCATTCGGTGAATCCGTCGATCATTTACCGTTTATCGGTGAACATCCGAGTAAACCGAATCACTTTTATTTACTTGGATATGGGGGAAATGGCACGGTTTATAGTATGCTCGGCTCAAAAATCTTAGCCGATTTAATTATGAATCGACCGAATGATGCTGCACGAATTGTGACACTCGACCGAAAGCATGGAATAAAGGAATAA
- a CDS encoding GNAT family N-acetyltransferase, translating to MYTQQYVTIRPIEKADLPRLWELIYKEEQPEWKKWDAPYYPHTSKTYEEFLPNGERWIGQEHIWAIEVEEKVCGIVSYYWEHEPSLWLEMGIVFHEAHSWGKGLGTIALKLWMNRLFTTMPLVRVGFTTWSGNVRMIRVGEKLGMQMEARIRKVRYYEGKYYDSIRMGMLREEWEQIKNL from the coding sequence ATGTATACACAACAATACGTGACGATTCGTCCAATTGAAAAAGCAGATTTACCACGTCTTTGGGAGCTTATTTATAAGGAAGAACAGCCTGAGTGGAAAAAATGGGATGCACCGTACTATCCACATACATCAAAAACGTATGAAGAATTTTTGCCAAACGGTGAAAGGTGGATAGGACAAGAACATATATGGGCGATTGAAGTAGAAGAAAAGGTTTGCGGGATTGTCTCGTATTATTGGGAACATGAGCCGTCTTTATGGCTAGAGATGGGTATCGTTTTTCATGAAGCGCATTCATGGGGGAAGGGTCTAGGAACAATTGCATTAAAGTTATGGATGAATCGGCTGTTCACGACGATGCCCCTTGTACGGGTAGGCTTCACGACTTGGTCAGGAAATGTACGGATGATTCGTGTTGGTGAAAAGCTTGGCATGCAAATGGAAGCGCGTATTCGCAAAGTGCGTTATTACGAAGGTAAATACTATGACTCGATTCGTATGGGTATGCTACGCGAAGAATGGGAGCAAATCAAAAATTTATAA
- the aac(6') gene encoding aminoglycoside 6'-N-acetyltransferase — MLKEAHISDAKQAAELALLLWPDNELSDFIKEMEQFISKEDAFIVLAYDQEEAIGFAQCQLRYDYVEGTDSSPVGYLEGLYVKDTFRNKGTARQLVEACEGWVKEKGCIEFASDCELTNLASAAMHLKLGFEEANRIICFKKNL, encoded by the coding sequence ATGTTAAAGGAAGCTCATATATCGGATGCAAAACAAGCAGCCGAATTGGCGTTATTACTTTGGCCAGACAATGAATTATCAGATTTTATTAAGGAGATGGAGCAATTCATTTCTAAAGAAGATGCTTTTATTGTGTTAGCTTATGATCAAGAAGAGGCAATTGGATTTGCCCAGTGTCAATTGCGTTACGATTATGTAGAAGGAACTGATTCGAGTCCAGTCGGCTATTTAGAAGGCTTATATGTAAAGGATACATTTAGAAATAAAGGGACTGCACGACAGTTAGTCGAGGCCTGTGAAGGCTGGGTAAAAGAAAAGGGTTGTATAGAGTTTGCAAGTGATTGCGAATTAACGAATCTCGCTAGTGCAGCAATGCATTTGAAGTTAGGCTTTGAAGAAGCAAATCGAATTATTTGTTTTAAAAAGAATCTATAA
- a CDS encoding MarR family winged helix-turn-helix transcriptional regulator gives MKINKQLFFDLILTFHPFARQLNHFLETYELRRPEWAIFYYLINEPHLSLTEVGHLLNMDRANVTRAIKYLTKIDLIELQPSIIDRRKKEIFITEKGYQVYEVLQQKITQFENELVEGFSQEELEITQRTLETIRHRLLEKE, from the coding sequence ATGAAAATTAACAAACAACTATTTTTCGATTTGATTTTGACATTCCATCCCTTTGCACGACAATTAAATCATTTTCTAGAAACGTATGAACTACGAAGACCAGAATGGGCTATTTTTTACTATTTAATAAATGAACCACATTTGTCCCTTACTGAAGTTGGACATTTATTAAATATGGACCGTGCAAATGTGACACGCGCAATTAAATATTTAACAAAAATCGATCTTATTGAATTGCAGCCTTCTATAATCGATCGCCGAAAAAAAGAAATTTTCATTACCGAAAAGGGATATCAAGTTTATGAGGTACTGCAGCAAAAAATAACACAATTTGAAAATGAATTAGTTGAAGGGTTTTCACAGGAGGAACTTGAAATTACACAACGAACTCTTGAAACTATTCGACATCGTTTATTAGAGAAAGAGTAG
- a CDS encoding M20 metallopeptidase family protein, with translation MTLKESLHVDLQANYTVMVELRRHLHMYPELSFQEVNTPKLIAEKLTSYGIEVKEKVGGNGVVGYLKGAFDGPTIALRADFDALPIQDEKDVPYKSKIDGVSHACGHDIHTAALLGLAKTLSSFRDSLHGNIVFIHQFAEESAPGGAISMVKDGCLDGVDYVYGAHVSSISPLGTALFCEGYSMAAADFFKVTIQGRGGHGASPHETVDPIVAAAQFVFGVQPIVSRNTDPLQSAVITVGKIESGTANNVIPDTAFLTGTVRTFNPDVRNLIEQKLINLCKAIEIQYDAKLDFTYTRGYDAVYNHPSETKILRDAVAQNLSHLVTMDVPPRMGAEDFTYYLQERPGTFFFVGGGNSEINATYPHHHPKFDVDEKSMVHIGEVFLQALKLHGIIQE, from the coding sequence ATGACTTTAAAAGAAAGTTTACATGTGGATTTACAGGCAAATTACACGGTTATGGTGGAGTTACGGAGACATTTACATATGTATCCAGAGCTATCCTTCCAAGAAGTCAATACACCCAAGCTCATTGCGGAAAAGCTTACTTCTTATGGCATCGAAGTAAAGGAAAAAGTCGGAGGAAATGGAGTTGTTGGTTATTTAAAAGGCGCTTTTGATGGGCCAACAATTGCCTTACGTGCAGATTTTGATGCTTTGCCAATTCAAGATGAAAAGGATGTTCCATACAAGTCTAAAATAGATGGTGTAAGTCATGCATGCGGACATGACATCCATACTGCAGCACTTCTTGGTTTGGCAAAAACACTTTCATCCTTCCGTGATTCATTACACGGTAATATTGTATTTATTCACCAATTTGCGGAAGAATCCGCTCCAGGCGGTGCCATTTCCATGGTGAAAGACGGTTGCCTCGACGGTGTCGATTACGTTTATGGTGCACACGTTTCATCAATAAGCCCACTCGGTACAGCATTATTTTGTGAAGGCTATTCGATGGCAGCTGCAGACTTCTTTAAAGTTACGATTCAAGGCCGTGGAGGACATGGGGCTTCCCCACATGAAACTGTTGATCCGATTGTGGCCGCAGCACAGTTTGTATTTGGCGTACAACCAATCGTTAGTCGAAATACAGACCCTCTTCAATCTGCTGTTATTACAGTGGGTAAAATTGAGAGCGGCACAGCAAACAATGTCATCCCAGATACGGCATTTTTAACTGGAACAGTTCGTACCTTTAATCCAGACGTGCGTAATTTAATTGAACAAAAGCTCATAAATCTATGCAAGGCAATCGAAATTCAATACGATGCAAAGCTTGATTTTACTTATACACGCGGCTACGATGCTGTATATAATCATCCTTCTGAAACGAAGATATTACGTGATGCCGTTGCGCAAAACTTATCACACCTAGTTACAATGGATGTTCCTCCACGCATGGGTGCAGAGGATTTCACTTATTACCTACAAGAAAGACCCGGTACCTTCTTCTTCGTCGGCGGAGGTAATTCAGAAATTAATGCGACGTATCCGCATCACCATCCAAAATTTGATGTCGATGAAAAATCGATGGTGCATATTGGAGAGGTCTTTTTACAAGCACTAAAATTACACGGTATCATCCAAGAATAA
- a CDS encoding histidine--tRNA ligase, with protein sequence MKKMDYQNVRGTQDFLPEQEVVRRKVRRTLEDTFIAFGCKPLETPIINYTELMASKYAGGAEILQEMYTLKDRGERELALRYDLTIPFAKVVAMNPSLPMPFKRYEIGKVFRDGPIKAGRFREFTQCDVDIVGVESQAAEAELLMMAVDAFNKLDVTITIQYNNRKLLYGMLQLFEVPQENMNRVILILDKMEKVARTTLIKELQQHDLTPKTLRYITQFLDAEPTIHYFESYTAQNEYIKQGLRELKELTDYLIALRIDETCIFNPFLARGLEIYTGTIYEIFLADGQITSSIGSGGRYDNAIGGLLGTDTSYATVGISFGLDVIYTAFELSGKTNMKEPDIDIYIIPIGTEKQALSLATKLRMDGYRVEVELSRKKVRKALDKANRKGILKTIVLGEDEVNSNMYKVKNMESGSEEQFAFQY encoded by the coding sequence ATGAAAAAGATGGATTATCAAAATGTAAGGGGCACACAGGATTTCTTACCTGAGCAAGAGGTTGTACGCCGTAAAGTCCGACGCACTTTAGAAGATACATTTATCGCTTTTGGCTGCAAACCACTAGAAACGCCTATTATTAACTATACCGAGCTCATGGCATCTAAATATGCGGGCGGAGCAGAAATTTTACAAGAAATGTATACATTAAAAGACCGTGGTGAGCGCGAATTAGCACTACGTTATGATTTAACAATTCCCTTTGCTAAAGTCGTTGCCATGAATCCTAGCCTTCCGATGCCATTTAAGCGCTATGAGATTGGAAAAGTTTTCCGTGACGGACCAATCAAGGCAGGTCGTTTCCGTGAATTCACGCAATGCGATGTAGATATCGTTGGTGTCGAATCTCAGGCAGCTGAAGCCGAGCTGCTGATGATGGCAGTAGATGCTTTTAATAAGTTAGACGTGACAATTACTATTCAGTACAACAACCGTAAATTACTTTATGGCATGCTCCAGCTTTTTGAAGTACCACAGGAAAACATGAATCGAGTCATTTTAATATTAGACAAAATGGAAAAAGTCGCTCGCACCACTTTAATAAAGGAATTACAACAACACGACCTTACACCTAAAACATTGCGGTACATCACACAATTTTTAGATGCCGAGCCTACGATTCATTATTTTGAATCCTATACAGCTCAAAACGAATACATTAAACAAGGATTACGAGAATTGAAAGAGCTAACGGATTACTTAATTGCCCTTCGCATTGATGAAACATGCATTTTCAATCCGTTTTTAGCACGTGGTTTAGAAATATACACAGGGACAATTTACGAAATCTTCTTAGCAGACGGTCAAATTACTTCAAGTATCGGGAGTGGTGGTCGGTATGATAATGCCATTGGGGGATTACTAGGAACAGATACTTCTTATGCGACCGTTGGCATATCCTTTGGTCTGGATGTTATATATACGGCTTTTGAGCTTTCAGGAAAAACAAATATGAAGGAACCCGACATCGATATTTATATCATCCCTATCGGAACAGAAAAACAGGCCCTCTCTTTAGCAACAAAATTGCGCATGGATGGCTATCGGGTTGAAGTAGAGCTAAGCAGGAAAAAGGTGCGAAAAGCATTGGATAAGGCAAATCGTAAAGGAATACTAAAGACAATCGTACTTGGTGAGGATGAAGTAAATTCAAATATGTACAAAGTGAAGAATATGGAAAGTGGTTCGGAAGAGCAATTTGCGTTTCAATATTAA
- a CDS encoding MFS transporter, producing the protein MNEQKEPLWTKNFVTIALINFIIIVIFYLLMVTIASYAVQEFDASAAQAGLVSGIYIVGALIGRLITGRIIQSVGAKKILVIGLTLFVFTLLLYFIPAGITVLLGIRLLNGIAVGIASTATGTIIAQILPMARKGEGIGYYSMSSTLGTAVGPFIGLLLIQQTTYFIIFTMCVVLAVISLAASFTTTISQQPKLENTTQKDFHISQFIDLKALPIGILIMLYALGYAGILSFINFFAEERDVVAASSMFFLVYAIALLVTRPFTGRLMDAKGANIVMYPGIVLFGMGLILLSTTHSSFTLLLAGAIIGVGYGNVASTFQALAIKVTTPEKMGLATSTYFIGLDIGLGFGPYFLGYLEPMVGYGTLYFSLGIFIFFFLLLYYFLHGRKDHLLT; encoded by the coding sequence TTGAATGAACAAAAAGAACCGTTATGGACAAAGAACTTCGTAACGATTGCACTTATTAACTTTATTATTATCGTCATTTTTTACTTGTTAATGGTGACGATCGCTTCTTATGCAGTACAAGAATTTGATGCTTCAGCTGCACAAGCTGGTCTTGTATCGGGAATCTACATTGTAGGGGCACTTATCGGGCGACTTATTACAGGTCGCATTATTCAAAGTGTCGGTGCAAAAAAAATATTAGTAATAGGACTTACACTATTCGTCTTTACACTGCTTCTTTATTTCATCCCAGCAGGTATTACTGTTTTACTTGGCATACGTCTTTTAAATGGGATTGCGGTAGGGATTGCTTCCACAGCAACAGGTACGATTATTGCACAAATTTTACCGATGGCACGTAAAGGAGAAGGTATTGGCTACTATAGTATGAGTTCCACTCTTGGTACTGCTGTTGGACCATTTATCGGACTTTTGCTTATTCAGCAAACAACCTATTTTATCATTTTTACAATGTGTGTTGTACTAGCCGTTATTTCACTTGCTGCTTCCTTCACAACAACAATTTCTCAGCAACCAAAATTAGAGAATACTACGCAAAAAGACTTTCACATTTCACAATTTATTGATCTTAAAGCGTTGCCAATCGGTATTCTAATCATGTTATATGCACTTGGTTATGCAGGCATTTTATCATTTATTAACTTCTTTGCAGAGGAGCGAGATGTTGTAGCCGCTTCTAGCATGTTCTTCCTCGTTTATGCAATTGCACTTCTAGTAACACGTCCATTTACTGGTCGATTAATGGATGCTAAAGGCGCTAATATTGTCATGTATCCAGGTATTGTTTTATTTGGGATGGGTTTAATTTTATTAAGTACAACTCATTCTTCATTTACATTATTACTTGCAGGAGCAATTATTGGGGTCGGCTATGGCAACGTTGCTTCGACATTCCAAGCACTTGCGATTAAAGTAACAACACCTGAAAAAATGGGATTGGCGACATCAACCTATTTCATTGGTCTCGATATCGGACTTGGCTTTGGACCTTATTTCCTTGGCTACTTAGAACCAATGGTTGGCTACGGAACACTCTATTTTTCACTTGGTATTTTTATTTTCTTCTTTTTACTTTTATATTATTTTTTACATGGACGAAAAGACCATCTACTAACATAA
- a CDS encoding class I SAM-dependent methyltransferase has product MRQNIYDNDEFFKKYEAIRARNYNYNNLLEQPGFRANLPDLHGKSVLDIGCGSGDFAAFCLTKGAKNVYGIDISQNMIALANEKYNDIRLNFQQIAFEDAISLAESMDFISSSLAFHYMADFGTVIQKISRALRMEGDLLFSIEHPIMTANKGNADWVEDEEGQLLHYAVDQYQVEGARTQNWLVEDVVMYHRTLSTIINTLIENGLQIEKIIEPLPSKDAVQKLPSLVKQFRAPSFLIIRAKKVK; this is encoded by the coding sequence ATGAGGCAAAATATTTATGATAATGACGAATTTTTCAAGAAATACGAAGCAATCCGCGCCCGTAATTACAATTATAACAACTTACTCGAGCAGCCAGGCTTCCGCGCGAATTTGCCTGATTTGCATGGGAAGTCTGTCCTCGATATTGGCTGTGGCTCTGGAGATTTTGCAGCGTTTTGCTTAACGAAAGGTGCAAAAAATGTTTACGGAATTGATATTTCACAAAACATGATTGCACTTGCCAATGAGAAATACAATGATATCCGGTTAAACTTCCAGCAAATTGCTTTTGAAGATGCTATATCCCTTGCTGAAAGTATGGATTTCATTAGCAGCTCACTAGCTTTTCACTACATGGCTGATTTTGGCACGGTTATTCAAAAAATTAGCCGAGCTTTACGAATGGAAGGAGATTTATTATTTTCGATTGAGCATCCAATTATGACGGCCAATAAAGGCAATGCAGATTGGGTTGAAGATGAAGAAGGTCAGCTACTACATTATGCAGTTGATCAGTATCAAGTTGAAGGTGCCCGCACACAAAATTGGCTTGTCGAGGATGTCGTGATGTATCACCGAACCCTTTCAACAATTATAAATACTTTAATCGAAAACGGGCTACAAATCGAGAAAATAATAGAGCCGCTACCAAGTAAAGATGCCGTACAAAAATTACCGAGCTTAGTGAAACAATTCCGTGCTCCCTCCTTTTTAATTATCCGCGCAAAAAAAGTTAAATGA
- a CDS encoding HAD hydrolase-like protein — translation MKSAIIFDMDGTLFQTNLILEPALEATFDYLRAKGQWKGETPIEQYREIMGVPLSVVWEALCPMHSIDQHNDSNSFFQQALIELIKQGKGALYKGVANTLEQLSEKYPLFIASNGQTAYLQEIVTYYRLDQWIKSVYSIDLIASGNKSELVGLVKQENQIGCGFVIGDRSSDIKAAVDNSFTSIGVRFDFAQEEELAAADFIIEDFRELQSIVKSELLKLNKV, via the coding sequence ATGAAATCGGCAATCATTTTTGATATGGATGGCACGCTTTTTCAAACAAATTTAATATTGGAGCCAGCACTAGAAGCGACATTTGATTATTTGCGAGCTAAAGGGCAATGGAAAGGTGAAACACCGATTGAGCAATATCGTGAAATAATGGGCGTTCCGTTATCCGTTGTATGGGAAGCGCTGTGCCCGATGCATTCGATCGATCAGCATAATGATAGTAATAGCTTTTTCCAGCAAGCGTTAATTGAGCTCATTAAGCAGGGGAAGGGTGCCCTCTATAAAGGGGTAGCGAATACACTCGAGCAGCTTTCAGAAAAATACCCGCTGTTTATTGCGAGTAATGGGCAAACTGCGTATTTACAGGAGATTGTTACATACTATAGGCTAGATCAATGGATTAAATCGGTGTATAGCATTGACCTGATTGCATCAGGTAATAAATCGGAGCTTGTTGGTTTGGTTAAGCAAGAAAATCAAATTGGTTGTGGTTTTGTTATAGGGGACCGCTCGTCAGATATTAAGGCAGCCGTAGATAATAGTTTCACTTCAATTGGTGTGCGTTTTGATTTTGCCCAAGAAGAGGAGCTAGCGGCGGCAGATTTTATAATAGAAGATTTCCGAGAATTACAAAGCATTGTGAAAAGTGAACTTCTGAAGTTGAATAAAGTATAA
- a CDS encoding M20 family metallopeptidase, producing the protein MSVTVESKSVIAQSVYQNKEAYITVSKAIHANPEIGNQEVFASEQLVKVLREANFIVDTAVAGHETSFYAHKDSGKPGPTIAYLAEYDALPGLGHACGHNIIGVTSIAAAIALAETIDTVGGKVIVLGTPAEEGGPNGSAKGSFVRHGFLKNVDIAMMLHPSGKTGVTNESLAVDPLDFHFYGKAAHASASPDKGINALDAVIQLFNSINALRQHVPSDVRIHGIITHGGDAPNIVPDYASARFYIRATSWSKTEEVSNKIRQIAEGAALATGATVKVERFQNEVKDLVVNEVIDRILAEKLSTLGEDVHPRGHRSPGSTDAGNISYEVPTSHGYIKIGTDDLVAHTNEFRDAANSDKGYEALITGAIALAETGFAFLQSPKLVKEAKATHQQALKAKALL; encoded by the coding sequence ATGTCAGTTACAGTTGAAAGCAAATCAGTTATTGCACAATCCGTCTATCAAAATAAAGAGGCTTACATCACCGTAAGTAAAGCAATACACGCAAATCCTGAAATCGGAAATCAAGAAGTTTTCGCTAGCGAGCAGCTAGTAAAAGTTTTACGCGAGGCAAACTTTATAGTAGATACAGCTGTAGCGGGCCATGAAACTTCCTTCTATGCACATAAAGATAGCGGTAAACCCGGCCCAACCATTGCCTATTTAGCAGAATACGACGCTTTACCCGGTCTTGGTCATGCATGTGGTCATAATATTATTGGTGTCACAAGTATTGCGGCAGCTATTGCCCTTGCAGAGACAATTGATACGGTAGGTGGTAAAGTAATTGTGCTAGGTACACCAGCTGAAGAAGGTGGCCCTAATGGTAGTGCAAAAGGTAGTTTCGTTCGTCATGGTTTCCTTAAAAATGTTGATATTGCGATGATGCTCCACCCTTCTGGCAAAACAGGCGTGACAAATGAATCTCTTGCAGTAGATCCCCTAGATTTTCACTTTTACGGAAAAGCAGCACACGCTTCTGCTTCTCCAGACAAAGGAATTAACGCATTAGATGCAGTGATTCAATTATTCAACAGCATTAATGCTTTGCGTCAACACGTGCCGTCGGATGTTCGTATTCATGGTATTATTACACATGGTGGGGATGCACCAAATATCGTCCCTGACTATGCATCCGCACGCTTTTATATTCGTGCTACTTCTTGGTCAAAAACAGAGGAAGTATCAAATAAAATCCGTCAAATTGCAGAAGGTGCAGCACTTGCTACTGGTGCAACAGTAAAAGTGGAACGCTTCCAAAATGAAGTTAAGGACCTTGTTGTGAACGAAGTAATAGACCGCATATTAGCTGAAAAATTATCTACGCTTGGAGAAGACGTACACCCACGTGGTCACCGTTCTCCTGGCTCAACAGACGCTGGAAATATAAGCTATGAAGTGCCGACCTCACATGGCTATATTAAAATTGGCACAGATGATTTAGTCGCTCATACAAATGAGTTCCGTGATGCTGCCAACTCTGATAAAGGTTATGAAGCACTGATTACAGGTGCTATCGCTCTTGCGGAAACAGGCTTTGCGTTTTTACAATCTCCTAAGCTTGTAAAAGAAGCAAAAGCAACTCACCAACAAGCATTAAAGGCGAAAGCACTTCTATAA